The Watersipora subatra chromosome 1, tzWatSuba1.1, whole genome shotgun sequence genome has a window encoding:
- the LOC137387086 gene encoding ribulose-phosphate 3-epimerase-like, whose amino-acid sequence MNTSETLQAKIGPSILNSDLSRLADECEKMMKSGADYLHLDVMDGHFVPNLTFGHPVVAALKPKFKDVFFDMHMMVAKPTRWIEEMAGAGAEQYTFHIETVGDSGAGDVIRKIKEAGMKAGIAVKPKTDVSVIFPYLQDVDMVLIMTVEPGFGGQSFMADMLPKVKAVREKYLHLDIEVDGGVSPANIDECASAGANMIVSGSAVVRSDDPASVISKLKESVNRFVNVQ is encoded by the coding sequence ATGAATACCTCGGAAACATTACAAGCCAAGATAGGTCCTTCCATACTCAACTCTGACCTATCAAGACTTGCTGATGAATGTGAGAAAATGATGAAGAGTGGAGCTGACTACCTCCACCTCGATGTCATGGATGGACATTTTGTGCCTAACCTCACCTTTGGTCATCCCGTTGTGGCTGCGCTAAAGCCCAAGTTCAAGGACGTATTCTTTGACATGCATATGATGGTGGCGAAACCGACTCGGTGGATCGAAGAGATGGCAGGTGCTGGGGCTGAGCAGTACACATTTCATATTGAAACCGTAGGAGATAGTGGAGCTGGAGATGTCATTCGTAAAATTAAAGAAGCGGGGATGAAAGCTGGCATAGCAGTCAAACCAAAGACTGATGTCAGTGTCATATTTCCTTATTTACAAGATGTGGATATGGTTCTCATTATGACTGTGGAACCTGGCTTTGGTGGACAAAGCTTTATGGCTGACATGCTGCCAAAGGTGAAGGCGGTGAGAGAGAAGTATTTACATTTAGATATTGAAGTTGATGGCGGAGTATCGCCAGCTAACATTGATGAGTGTGCGAGCGCCGGCGCCAACATGATTGTCTCTGGCAGCGCTGTTGTAAGAAGCGATGATCCTGCATCTGTTATTAGTAAACTGAAGGAGTCCGTGAATAGGTTTGTTAATGTTCAGTAG
- the LOC137385713 gene encoding sodium-independent sulfate anion transporter-like: MAHINGTEEERRRLCDDGPSTSYKAIEESNSTKEEGTSAMTSTCESIEKYWENGKDALCSPSNPLARYCQDFWSINNVKRKFPFIKWAPKYRLKNFIGDLVAGLTVGLTVIPQGMAYAQIAELPPQYGLYSAFMGGFIYCFLGTSKDITMGPTAIMSLLVAEFASERAPSKDTHAAYAIILTLICGLAQILMGFLNLGFVVQFISFPVISGFTCSAAIIIGFSQVKSWLGLKNIPRAFVPQVRQTFIQLPETNLWDMTMGIICMISLVCMKILKEHVDKKLQTESKKWKSAMYKTVWIVCTARNAVVVLICAIFAAIMVDVYGYDNLPDGSFLTLTDKVDSGIPLPQAPQFYIDVSNNSTNVTIVKSPADVFSDIGEGFIVVTLIGLLESIAIAKAFARKNEYQIDPNQELIAIGASNTISSFFHSYPITGSFSRTAINSQSGVTTPAGGIWTGLVVILALAVLTPYFSYIPQTALAAVIICAVLPMFEYELIPRLFKVKKLDLLPLTLTFFLCIFINIEVGILSGVGLTLLILIYPMSRPELTIKYEKSVDVETGNRAPNVGDTISATREAVIIEPNQGLKFPGIEYIKDKVMKYGAYKKPATAVILDASHFAGCDYTMVQGVTQVCEYFYKHKLQFVIACASTEITTVLHNADIKGLQLAASIEEALRMSFANGEDLSASGSSNNGKINDAYVTEVGTDASPTKDESL, translated from the exons ATGGCCCATATAAATGGAACAGAAGAGGAGCGTAGGAGATTATGCGACGACGGACCATCAACAAGCTACAAGGCCATCGAAGAGAGTAATAGCACAAAGGAAGAAGGTACATCTGCTATGACTTCCACTTGCGAGAGCATCG AAAAGTATTGGGAAAATGGAAAAGATGCTTTATGCAGTCCGTCAAACCCTCTGGCTCGCTACTGTCAGGATTTCTGGTCCATCAATAATGTGAAGAGAAAGTTTCCTTTTATCAAATGGGCACCCAAGTACAG ACTAAAGAATTTCATAGGAGATCTTGTCGCTGGTTTGACGGTTGGTCTGACAGTAATACCACAGGGTATGGCCTATGCACAGATAGCCGAGCTGCCTCCTCAG TACGGGCTCTACTCGGCCTTTATGGGAGGCTTCATCTACTGCTTTCTCGGTACATCCAAGGATATAACAATGGGACCCACGGCTATCATGTCTCTTCTCGTCGCTGAGTTTGCATCCGAGCGTGCTCCATCTAAAGATACCCATGCCGCCTATGCCATCATACTCACGTTAATATGTGGCCTCGCGCAGATACTCATGGGCTTTCTCAACCTAG GCTTTGTGGTTCAGTTTATATCCTTTCCGGTCATTAGCGGATTCACCTGCTCAGCTGCCATCATTATAGGCTTCAGCCAGGTCAAG AGCTGGCTAGGGCTTAAAAACATACCTCGTGCATTCGTACCGCAAGTGAGGCAGACGTTTATACAACTTCCTGAAACAAA TTTGTGGGACATGACCATGGGTATCATATGCATGATCTCCCTCGTCTGCATGAAAATTCTCAAAGAGCACGTTGACAAGAAACTCCAAACAGAAAGTAAAAAATGGAAGTCAGCCATGTACAAGACCGTATGGATTGTGTGCACAG CTAGGAACGCCGTAGTTGTCCTCATCTGTGCAATCTTTGCTGCCATCATGGTAGACGTTTATGGGTATGACAACCTACCTGATGGGAGCTTTCTTACCCTGACTGACAAAGTGGATAGTGGTATCCCACTTCCTCAGGCTCCTCAGTTTTATATTGATGTCTCTAACAATTCTACTAATGTGACAATCGTAAAGTCGCCAGCTGATGTGTTTTCG GACATTGGTGAGGGTTTTATCGTTGTTACGCTGATCGGCCTGCTAGAGAGCATCGCCATAGCCAAAGCTTTTGCTCGAAAGAATGAATACCAGATTGATCCTAACCAGGAACTCATCGCCATTGGTGCGAGCAACACCATCAGCAGCTTTTTCCACTCCTACCCAATCACAGGCAGCTTTTCTCG AACAGCGATAAATTCTCAAAGTGGTGTAACTACTCCAGCTGGCGGGATTTGGACTGGCCTTGTAGTCATCCTTGCTCTCGCTGTCCTCACTCCCTACTTTTCCTACATTCCTCAAACAGCGCTTGCTGCCGTCATCATCTGCGCCGTCCTTCCTATGTTTGAGTACGAGCTCATTCCTAGACTCTTCAAAGTAAAAA AGCTTGACCTCTTGCCACTGACACTCACTTTTTTTCTCTGCATCTTCATCAATATCGAG GTTGGAATTCTATCTGGAGTCGGGCTTACCCTTCTGATTCTTATCTACCCGATGTCTCGACCTGAGCTTACGATAAAATATGAGAAGTCTGTGGATGTGGAGACAGGAAATAGAGCTCCAAATGTTGGTGATACAATTAGT GCGACCCGAGAAGCTGTCATAATTGAACCAAACCAGGGACTAAAATTTCCTGGTATAGAATATATCAAAGACAAAGTTATGAAGTACGGAGCATATAAAAAACCAGCCACAGCTGTGATACTGGATGCTAGTCACTTTGCTGGCTGCGACTATACTATGGTTCAAGGAGTCACACAAGTCTGTGAATATTTCTATAAGCACAAGCTACAGTTTGTCATCGCATGTGCATCC ACTGAGATCACGACTGTGCTTCACAATGCAGACATCAAAGGTCTCCAGCTTGCTGCCAGTATTGAAGAAGCTCTTCGAATGTCATTTG CGAATGGAGAAGACCTCAGTGCATCTGGTTCTTCAAACAATGGAAAGATTAATGATGCCTACGTAACTGAGGTCGGCACTGATGCTTCTCCTACAAAGGATGAGTCACTCTAA